In Leptospira langatensis, a single window of DNA contains:
- a CDS encoding GMC family oxidoreductase, with the protein MTNENERTNVHFDYDYVIVGSGFGGSVSAMRLSQKGYSVLVIESGKRWTAKDFPKTNWSVHKYLWMPRLGFYGIQRLNLLKDFFLVSGAGVGGGSLVYANTLYVPSDKTLNHPTYRKIGGKEGMLPFYGVASRMLGVTKNPKLDESDQILKEIAEDMGRGETFTPTPVGVFFGEKSGQTVRDPYFQGEGPERTTCNFCGGCMVGCRFNSKNTLDKNYLFFAEKLGAQVLAETKAIDLVPLNENGERDPNASGKFGYELKTRSTTGWFGSPKRTFRAKNVILSAAVMGTVGLLLRSKENGSMTRLSPRLGDNVRTNSETVLAVSKFGKDVDFSRGVAITSSIHPDDHTHIEPVRYSRGSDFFGTLASVLTDGGGKFPRSLKYFFTMLVHPLYFLKASWPFGFAKNSLILLVMQTLDNKVKLVRERRMAWPFERSMTSALTEGEKTPSYIPIANQTARKIAKKIGGFPRSSLNDVLLNAPITGHIMGGCVMGSDPEEGVIDFENKVFGYRNLRVCDSSMIPVNLGVNPSLSITAMTERAMSMIPPKSDQIHIFEFEKSFGIGSIVFPEKAKLSR; encoded by the coding sequence ATGACGAACGAGAATGAGAGAACAAACGTTCATTTTGATTACGACTATGTCATTGTTGGATCCGGATTTGGCGGTAGTGTTTCTGCTATGCGACTTAGCCAAAAGGGCTACTCGGTGTTAGTGATCGAATCAGGTAAGAGATGGACTGCTAAAGATTTTCCTAAAACGAATTGGTCCGTTCATAAATATCTTTGGATGCCTAGACTGGGTTTTTATGGGATCCAAAGATTGAATCTTTTAAAGGATTTCTTTCTTGTAAGCGGCGCAGGTGTGGGAGGAGGTTCTCTTGTTTACGCGAATACTCTCTATGTTCCTTCCGATAAGACGCTGAATCATCCGACTTACCGAAAGATCGGAGGAAAGGAAGGGATGCTTCCCTTCTATGGGGTCGCCTCTAGAATGTTAGGCGTTACTAAAAATCCTAAGCTGGACGAATCGGACCAGATACTAAAAGAGATCGCAGAAGATATGGGAAGAGGAGAAACATTTACTCCGACCCCTGTAGGTGTTTTCTTTGGCGAAAAGAGCGGACAAACCGTCCGAGATCCTTACTTTCAGGGAGAAGGTCCTGAGAGAACTACCTGCAATTTCTGCGGAGGTTGTATGGTGGGTTGTCGTTTTAATTCTAAGAATACATTAGATAAAAATTATCTATTCTTTGCAGAGAAGTTGGGAGCTCAAGTCCTTGCCGAGACTAAGGCAATTGATCTGGTCCCACTGAATGAAAATGGAGAAAGAGATCCGAATGCCAGTGGAAAATTCGGATATGAGCTCAAGACCAGATCGACGACCGGTTGGTTCGGTTCTCCAAAGAGAACGTTTCGGGCAAAGAATGTGATCTTATCCGCTGCAGTGATGGGAACAGTTGGTCTTCTCCTTCGCTCCAAAGAGAATGGAAGTATGACACGTCTTTCTCCTCGTCTTGGGGATAATGTTCGTACGAATAGTGAGACTGTGCTTGCAGTTTCTAAATTCGGAAAGGACGTGGATTTTTCCAGAGGAGTGGCAATCACTTCTTCCATTCATCCGGACGATCACACTCATATTGAGCCTGTAAGATATTCCAGGGGTTCTGATTTCTTTGGGACCTTAGCGAGCGTGCTCACCGATGGAGGAGGAAAATTTCCCCGTTCTTTAAAGTACTTCTTCACCATGCTTGTTCATCCATTATATTTTTTGAAAGCATCTTGGCCTTTTGGTTTTGCGAAGAATTCTTTGATCCTTCTCGTAATGCAAACCTTGGACAATAAGGTAAAACTCGTCCGTGAAAGAAGAATGGCCTGGCCTTTCGAGAGATCCATGACCTCGGCCTTAACCGAAGGAGAAAAGACTCCTTCTTATATTCCGATCGCAAATCAAACTGCTCGCAAGATCGCGAAGAAGATCGGAGGATTTCCTCGTAGTTCTTTGAACGACGTACTTTTGAACGCACCGATCACCGGTCATATCATGGGCGGTTGTGTGATGGGCTCCGATCCGGAAGAAGGTGTGATCGATTTCGAGAATAAAGTATTCGGGTATCGAAATCTGAGAGTGTGCGATAGCTCCATGATCCCAGTGAATCTCGGCGTGAATCCCTCCTTATCGATCACAGCAATGACGGAAAGGGCAATGTCCATGATCCCTCCCAAATCGGACCAGATTCATATCTTTGAATTCGAGAAATCGTTCGGGATCGGTTCTATCGTATTCCCCGAAAAAGCAAAACTCTCTAGATAA
- a CDS encoding flavin-containing monooxygenase, whose translation MQELPRVCVIGAGSSGITVCKSLQDKGIPYDCYEKGSDVGGNWRYKNDNGLSNIYKSLHINTHRDRMEYKDYPMPHWYADYPNHEPIQKYFLDYVDHFGLRKNIKFKNGVAKVEPQEDGTYLVVSEKGDRNFYDAVIVANGHHWSPRWPEPDFPGKFNGKIIHSHDYVDPQHPIDLVGKKVVVLGMGNSAMDISVELSRPGVAKKVFLSSRRGAWIIPNYLFGKPLDKSTEMIPPGTPFWIKQFLFSIMLKIGVGKMEDFGLPKPDHKPGEAHPTISQDILVRLGRGDIKYKPVIQEYNGNKVKFADGSEEEIDAIIYCTGYNVKFPFLHSDFISAPDNYLPLFHRTFKPGLKNLFFVGLYQPLGAIMPLAEFQGKWLAEYLTGNYLLPNSAEMQRQIKDYETTMKKRYVSSARHTMQVDYEDFLYYMQKELKAGKKRASKTSNSLPIEAKAKYKQTTKSSSNGHGKDLRKSKKSALAKV comes from the coding sequence ATGCAAGAGTTACCAAGAGTATGCGTGATCGGCGCAGGCTCAAGCGGGATCACTGTTTGTAAATCTTTGCAAGACAAAGGCATCCCTTACGACTGCTACGAAAAGGGGAGTGACGTAGGTGGGAATTGGAGATATAAAAACGACAACGGACTCAGCAATATCTATAAATCCTTACATATCAACACTCATAGAGACAGAATGGAATATAAGGATTATCCGATGCCTCATTGGTATGCGGATTATCCAAACCATGAACCTATACAAAAATATTTCTTGGATTATGTAGATCACTTTGGACTTCGCAAGAACATCAAATTCAAGAATGGAGTGGCAAAGGTAGAACCTCAAGAAGATGGGACCTATCTAGTAGTCAGCGAAAAAGGAGACAGGAATTTTTACGATGCGGTGATCGTAGCGAACGGACATCACTGGTCTCCTCGTTGGCCTGAACCTGATTTTCCAGGCAAATTTAACGGAAAGATAATACACTCACATGACTATGTGGATCCGCAACATCCAATCGACCTAGTTGGCAAGAAGGTAGTCGTGCTCGGAATGGGAAATAGTGCTATGGATATCTCCGTAGAATTAAGCCGTCCCGGAGTCGCAAAGAAAGTATTCCTGAGCTCTAGAAGAGGGGCCTGGATCATTCCGAACTATCTCTTCGGAAAACCTTTGGACAAATCCACCGAAATGATCCCGCCGGGAACTCCATTTTGGATCAAACAGTTTTTGTTTAGCATTATGTTGAAGATCGGAGTGGGCAAGATGGAAGACTTCGGACTTCCTAAACCGGATCATAAACCGGGAGAAGCGCATCCTACCATCTCCCAAGATATTCTAGTTCGCTTGGGTAGAGGAGACATCAAGTACAAGCCCGTAATCCAGGAATACAACGGAAACAAAGTGAAATTTGCGGACGGTTCTGAGGAAGAGATCGATGCGATCATTTATTGCACAGGATACAATGTAAAGTTTCCATTCCTCCATTCGGATTTTATTTCCGCTCCGGATAATTATCTTCCTCTGTTCCATAGGACATTCAAACCGGGACTGAAAAATCTTTTCTTCGTAGGATTGTATCAACCTCTGGGAGCGATCATGCCGCTTGCCGAATTCCAAGGGAAATGGTTAGCGGAATACCTGACTGGAAATTATCTGCTACCGAATTCCGCCGAAATGCAAAGGCAGATCAAAGACTACGAAACTACCATGAAGAAACGTTATGTGTCTTCTGCAAGACATACGATGCAAGTGGACTATGAGGACTTTTTGTATTATATGCAGAAGGAGTTAAAGGCAGGTAAGAAAAGGGCCTCTAAAACCTCTAACTCTCTACCGATCGAAGCAAAGGCAAAGTACAAACAAACTACTAAGTCTTCTTCCAACGGACATGGAAAAGATCTAAGGAAATCCAAGAAGAGTGCTTTGGCAAAAGTTTGA
- a CDS encoding alpha/beta hydrolase, with protein sequence MLWQKFEGIAARALLSLPDPILRIFGKDVKRGRILDPKIRAALVLAKIKPKPEHLPPLKARALFRDIMTLFDLEKIDLPRVEDFTIPGNKGRIPVRLYSSNQGSALEPCLLYFHGGGFVIGDLDSHDPPLRFLAKNSGHAILAVDYGLAPESQYPSSWEDAFSAYKWLRENGKALGLDPKKIAVGGDSAGGNLAISISTQAKKEKIPLPLFQLLIYPWIDLIQERKSVEEFANGYALTRDLLRYFKKHSLPNTKDCTDPRVTPFQQSSLAHSPQTYLVIAGFDPLQDEGLAYAELLKKAKIPVELKVYESLIHGFFNLGRGVPKAKAALYDIASWIEKGFSKK encoded by the coding sequence GTGCTTTGGCAAAAGTTTGAGGGGATCGCTGCCCGAGCCTTATTGTCCCTTCCAGACCCGATCCTGCGGATTTTTGGAAAGGATGTAAAACGCGGACGGATCTTGGATCCCAAGATCCGGGCCGCACTTGTCCTAGCAAAGATCAAACCGAAACCGGAGCATCTTCCTCCACTCAAGGCAAGAGCACTCTTTCGGGACATCATGACACTATTCGACTTGGAGAAGATAGATCTTCCTAGAGTAGAGGATTTTACGATCCCAGGCAATAAGGGTCGCATTCCAGTTAGATTATATTCTTCTAACCAAGGTTCTGCATTAGAACCTTGCCTTCTCTATTTTCATGGAGGGGGTTTTGTGATCGGAGATTTGGATTCCCATGATCCACCTCTTAGGTTCTTAGCAAAGAACTCCGGACACGCAATACTCGCCGTGGACTACGGACTCGCACCGGAGTCTCAGTATCCTTCTTCTTGGGAAGACGCCTTCTCCGCATATAAATGGCTAAGAGAAAACGGAAAAGCGCTCGGACTGGATCCGAAGAAGATTGCAGTGGGAGGGGATTCTGCAGGAGGCAATCTAGCAATTTCTATTTCCACCCAAGCGAAGAAGGAAAAGATCCCTCTTCCCCTTTTCCAATTATTGATCTACCCTTGGATCGATCTGATCCAAGAAAGAAAGAGTGTAGAAGAATTTGCGAATGGGTATGCCTTAACTAGGGATCTATTACGATATTTTAAAAAACATAGCTTACCGAATACGAAAGATTGCACTGACCCGAGAGTTACTCCGTTTCAGCAAAGTTCTTTGGCTCATTCCCCACAAACGTATCTGGTGATTGCCGGCTTCGATCCATTGCAGGACGAAGGCTTAGCATATGCAGAGCTGCTGAAGAAGGCAAAAATCCCGGTAGAACTAAAAGTTTATGAATCCTTAATACATGGGTTCTTTAATCTGGGGAGAGGAGTACCGAAAGCCAAAGCGGCATTATACGATATAGCAAGCTGGATAGAGAAAGGATTCTCCAAGAAATAG
- the lsa26 gene encoding surface adhesion protein Lsa26 has protein sequence MGLRKLFAFVFFTQLFFFSTSVFSLGTYSEGWTVAKLTQFESSGIIYESYEGVIEVTVYDPAEECDMARDECFTPMRKKVQVSVRPENADVVNFLSKNLNQTILIQFNIHRIKPVALSTSIEIVDAQYQDSKLPHTEPVKDPSGRLTVWVHAHDTAQPIDKMTSRKTGGKRNFSVTGRILSLEYKGTVVGTYEGIYLDESRGKVHPFSITSEEMAEFAWKAMKYSGRYFLGVSVAFVVGVRESNYDIFEINFREPAGTQSK, from the coding sequence ATGGGCCTAAGAAAGCTTTTTGCATTTGTATTCTTTACTCAACTTTTCTTTTTCTCCACTTCCGTTTTCTCCTTAGGGACTTATTCCGAAGGATGGACCGTCGCCAAGCTAACCCAATTCGAGAGTAGCGGGATCATCTATGAATCCTATGAAGGGGTCATCGAAGTGACCGTTTATGACCCTGCCGAGGAATGCGACATGGCCAGGGACGAGTGCTTTACACCCATGCGTAAGAAAGTACAGGTCAGCGTGCGCCCCGAAAATGCGGATGTTGTAAATTTCTTAAGCAAAAACCTGAACCAAACAATTTTAATACAATTTAATATACATAGGATCAAGCCGGTCGCGCTTTCTACGAGTATCGAGATCGTAGATGCACAATACCAAGATAGCAAGCTTCCGCATACGGAACCTGTAAAAGATCCTAGCGGCAGGCTCACTGTTTGGGTTCACGCGCACGATACGGCCCAACCTATAGATAAGATGACGAGCCGCAAGACTGGAGGAAAAAGGAATTTTTCCGTTACAGGCAGGATTCTCAGCCTCGAATACAAAGGAACAGTTGTCGGGACATACGAAGGCATCTACTTGGACGAATCCAGAGGAAAGGTCCATCCTTTCTCCATCACTTCGGAAGAGATGGCTGAATTCGCATGGAAAGCAATGAAATACAGCGGTAGATATTTTCTAGGAGTTTCCGTTGCATTCGTAGTCGGGGTCCGAGAATCCAACTACGATATCTTCGAGATCAACTTCAGAGAACCTGCGGGAACTCAGTCGAAGTAA
- a CDS encoding MarR family winged helix-turn-helix transcriptional regulator: protein MKPEFIIHLLSRTRDRIQKHLSAEFQKQGIQDLVPAHGGVLFALGKGGPLTMSELAKGLDRTNSTITALLDKMEETGYIKRSKPYEDERVTSAELTEKGKVTLDLVQKASKATLLRINKDLNQNEREEFFRILTKIYSNFE from the coding sequence ATGAAACCCGAGTTCATCATTCATTTGCTATCCAGGACCAGAGATCGGATCCAAAAGCATTTATCTGCCGAGTTTCAAAAGCAGGGGATCCAGGATCTTGTCCCTGCACATGGAGGAGTTCTATTTGCCTTGGGAAAGGGTGGTCCCCTGACTATGAGCGAACTTGCAAAAGGGTTAGATAGAACCAACTCCACAATCACCGCCCTACTAGATAAGATGGAAGAAACAGGCTATATTAAGCGATCCAAGCCGTATGAAGATGAAAGAGTTACTTCTGCGGAGCTAACCGAAAAAGGAAAAGTGACCTTGGATCTCGTCCAAAAGGCATCTAAAGCAACACTTCTTCGTATCAACAAGGACTTGAACCAAAACGAAAGGGAAGAGTTCTTTCGTATTCTAACCAAAATCTATTCTAATTTCGAATAA
- a CDS encoding glucose 1-dehydrogenase, translating to MFQGKTAVITGSARGIGKAIARMLSERGCKVIISDLNELDCEATAKELSSKNHSEVLWKACDVISKTQNKELADFALEKTGSLDIWINNAGVVEDDLFLRMSEEKWDKVHSVNLKAAFFGTQAAAKLMLKNKKGRIINIGSVSGFYGNGGQANYSSAKAGLMALTKSAAREFASRNITVNCVASGFIANDFVTHVPKEVQESILNSIPLKIDRNPEDSVASAVSFLASDEADWITGATLRVDGGMMIGF from the coding sequence ATGTTTCAAGGGAAGACAGCTGTGATCACCGGATCAGCAAGAGGAATAGGGAAAGCAATTGCGAGAATGCTTTCCGAAAGAGGATGTAAGGTTATCATCTCCGACCTGAACGAATTGGACTGCGAGGCAACGGCCAAAGAACTAAGTTCGAAGAATCACTCAGAAGTTCTTTGGAAAGCTTGCGATGTTATCTCCAAGACCCAGAACAAAGAGCTCGCAGACTTTGCATTGGAAAAAACGGGATCCTTGGATATTTGGATCAATAATGCAGGAGTGGTAGAGGATGACCTATTCTTGCGAATGAGCGAAGAGAAATGGGATAAGGTCCATTCCGTAAATTTGAAAGCAGCCTTTTTCGGAACCCAAGCCGCAGCAAAATTGATGTTAAAGAATAAGAAAGGAAGGATCATCAATATAGGTTCTGTTTCCGGTTTCTATGGGAATGGAGGCCAAGCGAATTACTCCTCTGCAAAGGCAGGACTAATGGCCCTCACAAAATCCGCAGCGAGAGAATTTGCTTCCCGAAATATCACCGTGAATTGTGTAGCTTCCGGTTTTATCGCGAACGATTTCGTAACCCATGTGCCGAAAGAAGTGCAAGAATCTATACTAAATTCTATTCCTCTGAAGATAGACAGAAACCCTGAGGACTCTGTGGCTTCTGCTGTTTCTTTCCTAGCTTCCGATGAAGCGGATTGGATTACAGGTGCAACTCTTAGAGTCGATGGGGGAATGATGATCGGATTCTAA
- a CDS encoding DNA-3-methyladenine glycosylase I: protein MQARNKYCLYIESLGPKDVSENKIYHDNEYGYPLHSDDELFGRLILEINQAGLSWTTILKKKESFRKAYKNFSISKIAKFKEKDFERLMNDAGIIRNRLKINAAIHNANVILGLQKEFGSFQKWIDSHHPKTKEEWVKIFKKNFVFVGGEIVNEFLMSTGYLRGSHDPLCPIHKKVLKAKPAWDRKK, encoded by the coding sequence ATGCAAGCTCGCAATAAGTACTGCCTTTATATTGAATCCCTAGGCCCGAAAGACGTATCCGAAAACAAGATCTATCACGACAACGAATACGGTTATCCTCTTCATTCGGACGATGAGCTCTTCGGGAGACTGATCTTAGAGATCAATCAGGCTGGACTTTCCTGGACAACGATCCTAAAGAAGAAAGAATCCTTTCGCAAGGCCTACAAGAATTTCTCGATCTCTAAGATCGCCAAGTTCAAGGAAAAGGATTTCGAAAGGCTCATGAACGATGCTGGGATCATTCGGAACAGGCTCAAGATCAATGCGGCCATCCATAATGCGAACGTCATACTCGGTTTACAAAAGGAATTCGGGAGTTTTCAAAAATGGATCGATTCCCATCATCCTAAAACGAAAGAAGAATGGGTGAAGATCTTTAAGAAGAATTTCGTATTCGTGGGAGGGGAGATCGTGAACGAATTCTTAATGAGTACCGGATATCTGAGAGGTTCTCACGATCCTTTATGCCCGATCCATAAGAAAGTCTTAAAAGCAAAACCGGCTTGGGATCGAAAAAAATAG
- a CDS encoding TetR/AcrR family transcriptional regulator — translation MLVKKDSIQPEDPAKERILKAASRLFYAKGYPNTGINEILEEAGAFKKSLYIHYPSKKDLGKAYLMDQEDSILGPAKKVMAREKKYSDFVKSWMRVLRRGLRSSYHYGCPYANLSNQTHDEPELADFVKLALDRWVDEFEIYIRNAEMNSKKKLSEEEAREISERILFYYQGALQLYGMSGNMKYIDRLEKELLSLDPAV, via the coding sequence ATGCTTGTGAAAAAGGACAGCATCCAACCGGAAGATCCAGCAAAGGAACGTATATTAAAAGCCGCTTCCAGGCTTTTCTATGCCAAGGGCTATCCGAATACGGGAATAAACGAGATCCTCGAAGAGGCAGGGGCCTTTAAGAAGAGCCTCTATATTCACTATCCATCTAAAAAGGATCTGGGAAAGGCGTACCTAATGGATCAGGAAGATTCTATTCTAGGTCCTGCGAAGAAGGTGATGGCTCGTGAAAAGAAATATTCCGATTTCGTAAAGTCATGGATGAGGGTGCTGCGCCGCGGACTGCGAAGTTCGTATCATTACGGTTGTCCATATGCGAATCTTTCTAACCAGACCCATGACGAACCAGAACTTGCAGATTTTGTAAAATTGGCTTTGGATAGATGGGTGGATGAATTCGAGATCTATATCCGAAATGCGGAAATGAATTCTAAGAAGAAGCTAAGCGAGGAAGAGGCAAGGGAGATCTCGGAAAGGATCCTATTCTATTACCAAGGTGCCTTGCAGCTCTATGGCATGTCGGGGAATATGAAGTACATCGACCGCTTAGAAAAAGAACTTCTCTCCCTAGATCCTGCGGTTTAA
- a CDS encoding acyl-CoA thioesterase, whose amino-acid sequence MEESQKTISSLSLPVRRADLDINGHVNNGTYQSYLAEARIKAFAELKQQGESQILEPDRLAIRRCELEYKGELKYPEEAHITTEITRSNPESTEIVQDMYRTSDSSLVTKARFILGLPGEEKEVFFNEENYPFAFYHPISVRWAELNPEGVVNLDTIQYYLDDARIRSSYQCGLDLEGLRAKGVGPVVYKAELNYFDTMTFPNEYVIVTSYLRSEKNRLAFSHDMFSRSTKKLVVSSLVHGLFMDLKRKRPHQFTEAEMEKIFHTKTTPIF is encoded by the coding sequence ATGGAAGAATCCCAAAAGACAATAAGCTCCCTTTCCCTACCGGTCCGCAGAGCGGATTTGGATATTAACGGCCATGTGAATAACGGAACCTACCAAAGTTATCTGGCAGAGGCTCGGATTAAGGCTTTTGCAGAATTGAAACAGCAGGGTGAATCTCAGATCCTGGAACCAGATCGTCTAGCGATTCGTCGCTGCGAACTAGAATACAAGGGTGAGCTAAAGTATCCCGAAGAAGCGCATATTACGACAGAAATCACACGTTCCAATCCGGAATCCACCGAGATCGTTCAGGACATGTACCGCACCTCCGACTCAAGCCTGGTTACCAAGGCCCGCTTTATCCTGGGGCTTCCGGGAGAAGAGAAGGAAGTTTTCTTTAACGAAGAGAATTATCCGTTTGCCTTTTATCATCCGATCAGTGTGCGCTGGGCGGAGTTAAATCCGGAAGGGGTTGTGAATTTAGATACGATCCAATATTATCTGGACGATGCAAGGATACGCTCTTCGTATCAATGCGGCTTAGATCTTGAAGGACTCAGAGCAAAAGGAGTCGGCCCTGTCGTTTATAAGGCGGAGCTAAATTACTTCGACACGATGACATTTCCGAATGAGTATGTGATCGTTACCTCTTATCTCAGATCCGAGAAGAATCGGCTCGCGTTCTCTCATGATATGTTTTCTAGATCCACAAAGAAACTGGTCGTCTCTTCTTTGGTGCACGGGCTTTTTATGGACTTAAAGAGAAAGAGACCGCATCAATTTACGGAAGCAGAAATGGAGAAGATATTCCACACTAAAACGACACCCATTTTCTAA
- a CDS encoding TIGR02206 family membrane protein has translation MRFEHWSPLHFTILLLTFFLSVCLPLYVRKFVSLKTRNYIGFSLGTILILNYVVYIIYRAEAGLWHWRYDLPMEFCNWSAIVTSLALFTRNRTLAELSYFWVMAGSFQGVLTPDLSVSFPHIYFFIFFIAHSGLVVSTLYAVFGLGLVPRKGAVIRSVLYSQVYVVVAMALDFLLDANYGYMRYKPSSDSALDFLGPWPIYILWMELLGILLFTLLYLPFWRRNKEN, from the coding sequence ATGAGATTCGAGCATTGGAGCCCTCTTCATTTTACTATTCTATTACTGACCTTTTTTCTAAGCGTTTGCCTGCCTCTCTATGTCCGAAAGTTCGTATCCCTAAAAACTAGGAATTATATCGGCTTCTCCCTAGGCACGATATTGATCCTGAACTATGTAGTTTATATTATCTATAGAGCTGAAGCAGGACTTTGGCATTGGCGTTACGATCTGCCGATGGAGTTTTGCAATTGGTCTGCTATTGTAACCTCCCTCGCACTCTTTACCAGAAATCGAACTCTTGCAGAACTTTCTTATTTCTGGGTCATGGCTGGATCTTTTCAAGGAGTTCTAACTCCCGATCTTTCCGTTAGTTTTCCCCATATTTACTTTTTCATATTTTTCATCGCCCATTCGGGGTTGGTGGTCTCTACGTTATACGCAGTATTTGGTCTTGGTTTAGTACCGAGAAAAGGAGCAGTTATTCGGTCTGTTCTTTATAGCCAGGTCTATGTGGTAGTCGCTATGGCCCTGGATTTTCTTTTAGATGCAAATTACGGTTATATGCGTTATAAACCGTCTTCCGATTCGGCCTTGGACTTCTTGGGCCCTTGGCCGATTTATATTCTTTGGATGGAGCTACTCGGGATCCTTCTATTTACCTTGCTCTATCTTCCTTTTTGGAGAAGGAACAAAGAAAATTAA
- the rsx gene encoding LIMLP_03685 family anti-sigma factor has product MSLNTEQTKSFEELLESYISGEINAAGKKRLLEFVLHDPDKAEEYRQITRIQSKLQNSIVEASDRELQPNYTARRKVIFLPKSVLLVGAAALILLSIGFYLARNPFAKQEPANIFTQSYGDCSSNGEKLEPGQDITGKEIRSGKFSVCDIQLEGRKSATVRALPETDFIAEHNEEEIHINLGYGGLLLDSLGPKNSESVFITATDFKLTLEGTKVSLDRNRSNHFISVQVLEGRVRLESGDAVFWESLSSVVSKKELELLQKEYPNLFDKQQVLIDAGRQISWPGLSKARIEGLRKIEDAIRVGKNRKPDLELDEELIKSLKSQIDALPKAGSQAVPSELKNSLKDILPKEKAELEKKFSTMVRFPTKDLKEKELLMNLVKKIDKTSTIELLKEKSQPQEIRVLHMKDGTSETGYIYQQDNFFIVLKAEGNLIIPVEAVDRIEYEY; this is encoded by the coding sequence ATGTCGTTGAACACAGAACAGACTAAAAGTTTCGAAGAACTTCTGGAATCTTATATTTCCGGCGAGATCAATGCTGCCGGCAAAAAGAGATTATTGGAGTTTGTACTCCATGATCCTGATAAGGCCGAAGAATATCGTCAGATCACTCGCATCCAAAGTAAGCTCCAAAACTCGATCGTTGAGGCTTCGGATCGGGAGCTTCAGCCGAATTATACTGCACGGAGAAAGGTAATATTCCTCCCTAAGTCAGTGCTACTCGTGGGCGCCGCGGCATTGATCTTATTGTCCATTGGATTCTATTTGGCAAGAAACCCTTTTGCAAAACAAGAACCGGCAAATATATTCACTCAATCTTATGGAGATTGTTCTTCTAACGGAGAAAAGCTAGAACCTGGACAAGACATCACCGGTAAGGAAATTCGATCCGGAAAATTCTCAGTCTGTGATATTCAACTAGAAGGAAGAAAAAGCGCAACTGTTCGTGCCTTACCGGAAACGGATTTTATCGCAGAACATAACGAGGAAGAGATCCATATCAATCTGGGTTATGGTGGCCTACTCCTGGATAGCCTCGGACCTAAGAATTCAGAGAGCGTATTTATTACCGCGACCGATTTTAAATTAACCTTAGAAGGTACCAAGGTTTCCTTGGATAGGAATCGCTCCAATCATTTCATATCCGTTCAGGTCTTAGAAGGAAGAGTGAGGCTTGAATCCGGAGACGCGGTCTTTTGGGAATCGCTCTCTTCTGTAGTTAGCAAGAAAGAGTTGGAACTTCTTCAAAAAGAATATCCGAACTTGTTTGATAAGCAGCAAGTCCTTATCGATGCAGGACGTCAGATCTCTTGGCCAGGTCTGAGCAAGGCAAGGATCGAGGGATTGAGAAAGATAGAAGACGCGATCCGTGTCGGCAAAAATCGGAAACCTGATCTAGAACTAGATGAGGAATTGATCAAGAGCTTAAAATCTCAGATAGACGCTCTACCTAAAGCCGGTTCTCAAGCTGTTCCTAGTGAACTTAAAAATTCCCTAAAAGATATTTTACCAAAGGAAAAAGCCGAGTTGGAGAAGAAGTTCTCTACCATGGTGCGCTTTCCGACGAAAGACCTGAAAGAAAAAGAACTTCTGATGAATTTGGTCAAGAAGATCGATAAAACCTCAACGATCGAGTTGTTGAAAGAAAAGAGCCAACCTCAGGAAATCCGAGTCCTTCATATGAAAGACGGGACTTCTGAAACAGGTTATATCTATCAGCAGGATAATTTCTTTATCGTTCTAAAAGCCGAAGGAAATCTGATCATTCCGGTAGAAGCAGTCGACAGGATAGAATACGAATATTAA